TTCGACAGGATTGCTCGCATACTAGAGCAGGTAAAGCAGTATTGTTAGATCCTCTCCTCTCTacctaaaaaacaaacaaacagtatcATGTCAAAAGTTGTCACAGTTTATCATAGTATATCTGCGTTTGTGTACCTCTGCCAGCCATATGAGCTGAATCTGCAGGTGACGTCAGTTCTATCCAGGTTGGCTGTGTTTCCTCATCCTCACTTGCATGAGTACTTACTGGACCCCTACATCAGCCTAAGTCCTGGAGCACGGTCTCTCTTCTCTACTCTGGTCAGGGTAAGAAGCAGTCATACTCAAAGCTGACAGTGAGTGAACTGTAGAGATTGGTTGACTGACTGTTGGTTAACTGAGAGCTGTTTGATGCTAACCTAAAGCTACTATTTGGTACAGATTGTTGTTTTTCCCTGTATGAACAGCAGGATTGATGTCctggtaaaacaacaaaaatattctAGATATGTTCGAGGAAGCGGTTTAATAGCAGTGCTTTGTGTGGTAGGTGATATGTGAGCTGATGCAGAGGATCCAACACATCCCCAATGTGACAGAGAGACTCATGATCATCAGAAGACAACTGATGGGACAGGAGGAGGAGACAATGTGAGACCTTCACTATACATACTCACAGTACTAAAAGCTGCAGTCTGTACAGGGCTGTGCGAAGAAtacattttgcagtgtagcaCGCGTGCGATACATTTTGGCAAGTGCAGTGACAGATccgcgtgtttgtgtgaagtccGTTTGTGTTACGTTAATCAACGTCTCACCGctattttacttcattttaatctattttgagagtgaaacttgttttccggctgcattaaGTCCATATAACTACTGTAGATGCGGATGCTGAATCCTGCTGTTTACATGTGTCATTggctgttctgtgtgtgtgagtgaatgAGCTGCACAGTTGAACATACTACACgcgtgaacacatgaactttatCTCTGGAgtttctctgagagtttatttagCAAGCATTTCACAGTCTGAGTAAAGCTACAGTCAACCACACTAAAACTCAAACACCTTTCGtgacgacccgtcaaaataaaagtcccgttccTGTAAATCTgtatagtatttgctatagataattgtagtacccttgtagtaaattgacaAACTGTTGTAAAactagtatactatagtaagataaaaaatactatagtatctaggacttttactgcagtttactataataaatactatagtattgtatactactgtatttttatgtggacaaatatattacttttttgtaatacagaacttagaaaaatgaaaactaatttaggtaaactaaaaatgatatggccctaatttatccatctgtatgtaacaatTAATGTCAGTTACCTGCCAATTTGTGTGATAAactgcacttgtgttttttttaaagatgacaaCAGGCGCTTTaaacttgtgctacaactgtttgacCTGTGTTACAAAATTTTAAACCCCTGTCGCACCAGTGCtaagtgcaataaaagttaacgtacagccctgccgTATCTTTTGCTTAAAATATAATAGAAGTCAGTTactgagcaagtacataaaaaatcagtgTTGAAAACTTCCCTGATTCACAAtgataagcttataataatgaattGTTATTTGGGCTGTCGAGTCGGATTCTGTGGGAAATGTCAGTCATTTCTCACCCCACGAGAAGGACACAAATTTACTtgcaattttgtgtttaaaactgcaatggcaaaaatgacaaattgcagctttaaagagagttcacttaaaaaagaaCGTTCAGGCATTCTAAACTTGCCTTGAAACAGGAACTAATACTTGATGACGTGCTTGACATTTAGTTTGGTTCAGAAGATTAAAATGTAGTTTGAGAGTTTTAAGATGCTTTGACAGACTATGAACAACTATGATCTGTTTAAACGTTTTGTTTAAACTTTAGAGTTTTGCATTTTGTGAACCTTCATAAACCACCAGGTGGTAATGTGTAATACTATAAAATCCTGACACTGAATGTATAttggtgtgttttgtttgtcagGATGGATCATGCGACACTGTTAAAGGGTGTTATAGTGCTTGAGGAGTTCTGTAAGGAACTGGCTGCAATAGCATTTGTCAAACTTCCCATGGAACAACAGTGAAACAACAATGCCAGAAACCAAAGTATATAAAGAATCAGCACCCGAAGAGCATCTGCTGGATAACTGTCTCCATTTACGGAGAAATAGATTTGGACACAGTGTAGTTCTGTGGCAAAAGATATCCAAATGACGTGTTTAGACGGATGGTACCATGTATACAGTGCAGGTTGCTTTCGCGAGCAGAAACTGTGAAGCTGCTCATTCTCCAAACTTGCACAGGTCAGAAAGCTTCCTATTACATTGCACTTTAAGTGAAATCGATAGGATTAAACAGTCTTTTGAACAATATTTAGGGCTGTTACTCAATTTTTATATACAACTAATCAATCAACCGAGGACTTTGAAGAAATGTTATTCGAGGTTTTGAGCTCACTTCACGCTGTCATTAATGGCATGTTCAGTTGATCTCAAATCAGAACTACACGATTGGATTTTAAGCCATTGCACATTCACTTTTATCTTTTTTAGTGCTATATTGACTGGACTTGTTCATTATGGTGTGTAATTAATTATCTATGCATTATTTATCTTTATAATTTGGTCAccaatttttttaaaagcattttagtGTGCAATATGTGTGGTTGTCTAGTTGTTTCATCGTCAGCCTTTATTCTCAATATAACTGGAGGTGATATGTGATAGTATTGTGAGATTTTATTACGCAATAATTGCTCTGTGCTGTCACAGCAATAAACTCCTAAAAATGTTTGTTCAGATTTAATTGCATAAAAGGTCTCTGTTGAAAATCTGTAAAGAAATACTGCAACAGATACATTAATCTGATGTAACATCCTTGTTCCCAAATACACAATATGGACAAGTATTGGGACGCCCCgttctaataaacatgtttgtCTATTCCAGTATTTCCAATACCAGAGAAAAGAGTAGTTTTGGAAGCCTTTTTCCTGTTCTGAAATGACTGTACCCGTGTACACGTCATTGATGGGTTGATGGCCTGAATCAGTCATTTCTTTTTCATTGTTGGTTTTTGCACAAGGGTATTATGGTGGAATAGAAAAAGGCCCTGCTCAAACTGTTGCTATAAAATTAAAACCACACAATTCTCTAGAATGTCATTATATGCTGATTGAGATGCTTTATTCAGATCAATCTCCTCTTCCTCTGCAAACTCCAATAAAGGGTTGAAACAAACCACATCATGTGTTTTCCCAGAAAATCTCCCATTGTGCTGCCCTTCACATGTGTTCATACTTAACTGCTGGATGTTTATTGAAGGTTTGCACTCCTTGTCCAGTGTTGTCATGCAGTGTGATGTTTTTTGGAGACTGCAACAGGAAGTTTATCATCATCACTGCAGTTGTTATCACTGTTTCAAGGATTACCATTGTTGGCAAATATGCTTTGACAGGTGACGTCATGGACgttgtgtgtatgtttatttattacagattgtACAGCAGCATAGGTCATTGTATACAACATACATACTCACCgttcatttaaacaaaaatagtgGTTTGGTGAAAGGTCTAAACTTTAAATTATGAATAACATTTAAGAGTGTGTTTCAAACAAAAAGTAAATTGACCTTCAAGGACAGACATTCATGAGCATTCATAAAAATCATTCTTTCAAGCAGTTACTCCAGCAGCCTGCATTATAGGAAATCACAGTCTTGGGTcggtttgtgtttttaatttttttctaaaaaagtcTTCACCAGGTGGATTAGAGAAAATTTCCATATACAATCAAAccaaaaattattcagacaccaGATATAATTTTTGACATGGGTGCAGGACACTTTATGTAAGTGAGGATAGCTAAATAAACGGTGACATACGCAAAACTTCTTCATACAGTGaaataccagtaaaattgatAGAAAATGATTCAGACACTTTGACCTGACCAtgttttgctttgatttaacaGCTATTCAACTTAATCCATTACATACCTTTCTATCAAGGTTATCTTACATTATCAAGATGAATTTGTTCTGACATAGTTTAACTCTGAAgtcttgtcatattttattaccATCTTCTAAACTAAAGCTAATAAACTGTGATAATGTGAGATGTCTGTATAATTTTTGGTTTGACTTTGtcagcacactgtaaaaaaattgttggttcaacttaaaaaaataagttacctggttgccttaaaattttgagttaattcaacaaaaatattagttaactcaaATGAATTTGTCGTGGAGTTGACTAAACTGGTtgaattaagttgaattaactcaaaaacTTAAGGTAAAttatttaaggtaaaaaaaatttttacgGTTATAtgccatttaaaataatgtgtttAGCAAAATCGATATTATTCCATTTAAATTGATCCAAATGGAAAATTCTTTTAGAATTATCTCACCTTCATGCCATCATTCAGCTGAACACCTGTTACATAAAACAACCTGTTGTTACATAAAACAATATCCTGTCTCTTCATAGCTTTATAACGCCATTGTTTGGTGCCCAACTTGTGCCCAAAAAGCAACTCCAGTGGATTAACCCCTTAACATGCACAGGGCCCATGGGTAAGGTGTTTGTTTTAGcatttctgcatttttattacctttgtttTGCATTAATATTCAATCAACTACGTAAAAACTATGCATCATTTGAAAGCAAAAACACTCAACATTCATgttctgaacttgtttttgaaatcaacacaatgtttaaaaatgggGCGCCTATATAAGAGGTTAATAAATCTCTTCAGAAGTGAAAATGGGTTTGTGTaagaaaaatattgatatttcaaACTTTTGTAACTATAACCATTGGCTTCCAGGTAACAGTTGTCCGTGCTTTTACAGGAGAGTCGAGTTCTGATGTTTGATGTATGTGCTTTTGGAAAAAGGTTGGACCCCATTTAGTGTCATTTCAAAGCCAAAAAGAgccacgttttttttttcagaaattgCTCACTTAGAATTGCAGTAAGGCaagtaaatgagaaaaaatatatatattttcatgaactgttcctttaaattattAGTGTCTAAATACCAGCATCCTACAGCATTTTCTTTATATTAAATTCTACATATAATTGGCTGTGGTAAAGTGCAAGCGAAGGACTATTTTGTGAGTGTAGTTCAAGTCAAAGAGTAAAGGGTAAAAGTACAGCCTAGCAGTTAGCCCACATGATTTAAGCACGTCGTGGCACTCATGTTGAAAATGCAAGTtcagcatcatcatcatcatcatcatagaCTGTGTACAGGCAGAACGGACCCTTCTTTAATCCTCTGTAGCATCTTCGCCCTCAGGCGCTGATTGGTTACCTCGTGCCATCTGTAACAGTCACCGTCCAACGGCGGTGGCCCGCCGGTTTCTGGCCCTCCCTCTGAATATTCCAAAAACACGAGCGTGTTGAAGCAGATGCCATCCGTTTTCCCAAGTACACGCCCGTTGTGCTGCAATCCCAGAATTCCACACATGGTAACGTTTAGCCTGCTGTATGATGAAGACATGCACTCCTTGACCAATCTAAGTACTGCCCATGTGACAGTGCaccttttatttgatattttaacaggAAGATGAGGATTTGAACTGGCATCTTCCCCTTTACTGTTGCTTAGCAACAGCCACAAGCGGTCTTCTTCGCTGCTGTCACCACTGCTAGTGACAAATGTGAGAAGCGGTCTTTGGCAAATAACTTGACATGGTATGTCAACGGGCTTTAACGCTTGGAACCATGGATTCTTCTTATATTTTAATCCAGCGGCGATGAGGGACAGTATGTCACGTCCTCGCAGAGGAAGCGGAGACTCGCGATTCCACCATTGAGCTTGCAGCGACTCTCCATCCGCCTCTGCCGTCGTCTTCAGAGAGCCCCCTGGTGGAGGGAAGACGGTATGACGTCCATGAAGTTCATGTTCTATGTGTAATAATAACCGAGTTGCAAATCGATCATTTAATCTGACCTGTAACTTCAGCAAGAAAGATGAAGCGAACCCACTGTGGCCCTTGTTCTTGAACCAGCAGCATTGTGATTGGCTGACAGTCTATTCCAGCCTCTTCTTTGACCTCTCTCTGTAGCGCCTCTAGAATGCTTTCACCACCCTCCATACGACCAGCAGGGAGGTACCATCTGCCATAACACTCTGTCTTTGCCTCCTgcaccattaacacctcctcctgtgaaacacaaacagacagagAGGTGCATGAAGAAAATAATGAACAAAGATGATGAACATGCTTTGCATGATGGAGCAAACATCTCACAAATGCTCAGTGTTATTGTACCAAATCTGTGTAGGATACCTAAAACGCATTATATTAACATTGGTAATACATCTTTACCTTTGAGTTGAAGATAACTGCGGCAACGATGTAACACACATCTTTCCTCAGCGTCACCGGCTGCACCTGATCTCTGGCCGAATCCAACTCTCTCACTTCCAGTCCCTCACCCTTTAAAATCTTCTCCACATTCTCCTCCAAGATGTCCAGAGAGTCCATGACGGGATTGCTGTATTATCGCTTTTAACATAATCGATATGATGTTCAAATAATGATTATATCTGAACATTTAGCTGAAAAGATTCTCTCAAGCACACTAATGTGAAGTATGTGGATGGTGATCGTAACAATAACTTTAACCTTATGTATCCAATATGTTATTTGGTATTATACTAACTTGGTAAATGGTATAATTACCATTTAAAAGTTACAGCTAAATTCACTATAATGTAGTAGTTCTCTGGTCAACATGATGACAGTTTGTTACACGTCTGAATTATTGACGCAGGCAGACTGAAGTTCGACAATCATTTATAAGAAGATTAGAACatgacaaacagaaaacaaactaTACAATAAAAGAAACATAGAATAAGAAAACAGAATGAGGGCATTATACAGGTtcataaaactataaaaagtttGTTGAATGATACAAGATCTGAGTGCAGTTTGTTAACTAAAACGTTAATTGGTGTTTCATCTCTTGTAAAAAATACTACAAAAatagtaaacaaataaaaactgcatttgtgtacataaaatctaaataaaaaataattagatTAATTATAGAACAAGCATTTGGATTCCCtttaaaaaatccaaaaataactgttttgatactttaaaaacagtatttgagataaacaaacaaacagctttCCAAAGATGCCAAGTATACTTTGAACGACCAAATCAAATCTAGTGTCAAAATCAGATccaaatgttttctttaaaaaatgttgacagtctttttttttaccaatGAAACATATCTCGCCGATATGAGGGCTGACAGGTTCAGGAAAGAAAGCTGTTCCTAATCAATATATATTTGTTCACAAACAATATTTCTGAAaagctagggatgtaacgattcaccgtgagccggttgaaaatcggttataatgagtgacgattcaattcggttgaggcttgaactgaatcgcaatacattctttgaacagcaggggccgctattttcactgcaaacctaaacgtggatgctgatatttcttaaatgcaaaaaaatccaagaaaagcacagacagtattagtttgtttatattaaagagactttttctattattaatttgttataaaatcgcagtttacttttgttatttgaaataaaacattattttattatgcaaagaaacgtaaagcatttaagaaataatgcaagggaagttgttcatttctaatttgtttcaactcattttttaaaaataaatcgtgagtaaatcgtgaataaatcgcatcgtgagatcagaatcgtgaatcgcatcgcatcgtgagctgagtgaatcgttacatccctatgaaAAGCTATAGCTGATTTGCGAAGgcataataaatgtatactaACCTAACAGCAGTCGTCATGAAATAGGAAATGTACTCAAAGCGTCGCCTGTTCGAACTCTCGCGGTATCGCGCGACATCTCGTAAGGGACGGAGGTAAAACTACATTATGTTTTGTCCTTGATATTTCTGAGTCCAGCGTTTCCGAATTCCAAAATGATAGCGAGGCGGACAGTCTACTTTTGTAATAACCAAACAGGGTTGGCTTCGTAGAAGAAACATCTTCATTTCTCGTTCCAACAAGAGTCAGTTTGCTTTATTTTACACTATCCCTAACTAACCCAATTTTGGACTATCTCTAATTCACCTCACCACAACAACAACGGTATATGCGAAAGTGTGTTACTTTTTACGTTACGTTTTGCAATAGAGAGCAACAATCTGGCTAATTATTACAGGCTTAATTAATTAAATGCTTTCTATTGCTATGCCAGTCCATAACAAAGGGTTATACGTCTGGTCAGTGACGCATTCTCGGTTTCGCCCTCTACAGTCTGGGTTCATTGGAGATGCGAGTCTGAGCGAATCTCTTTTAATCCTGAAGTGTCGAACTGAGAAGTAAAACAGCGCCATTTCTCAGTATTACAGACACGTCCGCCAAGCAAGAGTGTCACAATCTCTACAACTAACTTACTGGACAAAGAAGCAATGTAACAAAATGAGCAGGTAGCTGGGAGTATATCTGTTTATTTATCCACGGGAACGTTATGTGGAGAGGGCTCGTTGCCATTGCTTGGAGGACAACGCCTGGATAAGGAAGAGAGCGCAACATTCGCTGTTACGGAGTTACATTACGGATACtttacaaacatgttttatgcattttatcCTCGTCTACTTCAAAGCGCCTGTGTGTTGTTGCTGCTGCTTTATGACTGCAGCGGAGGTGAGAGTGATCGCGACACCATTGCGGGTCTTATATTGCCCAACACACTTCTCACAGTATATATGCTTTTCTATTAACTTCACGTCTAGTGCCATATAAGGACTGAATCACAGCGGTTTGTTTACGGTGGTTACATTTACATAAGAGTTGTACTTGTTTTGCTCAGCGGTGATTTCAGGAGCAAAATTATTTGCGCGCACATAGACATGGATTTCATTAGAATTTACGACGTAGTTTCACCTTGTAAGAGTTTTAGCATTTTCAGCTCCTGCATTGATGTTTTAAACTTATATAGATGTGTATTGATGTACATGATGTAAAGGATTGCATGTATCCTCGTTTCGGcctctttgtgtttgtttaagtaGCTTAAGCAGTTTTATAACATGGTATTTGGGCTAATTCAGAATATATGGGTTTGTTTTCACCAATAGCTACTCTTCCTTTGAATCTTCATGGCTCATACAGTAAGGTCAGTGTGAAGTCATGTTTGACTTGAGTGAGTCATTTTTGCCATTCTACAAGTCCATTGTACTGAATTTTCCTCCTGGagaagatatatatatatatttttaatacaattgcGAGTAATTTAAAATGATAGATATACAATGCAATAAATATTATGTAGTAAGATGTAACTGATATAAACTATTTTGGGTACGCCTTAAAATAGCTG
Above is a genomic segment from Triplophysa rosa linkage group LG17, Trosa_1v2, whole genome shotgun sequence containing:
- the nudt18 gene encoding 8-oxo-dGDP phosphatase NUDT18, producing the protein MDSLDILEENVEKILKGEGLEVRELDSARDQVQPVTLRKDVCYIVAAVIFNSKEEVLMVQEAKTECYGRWYLPAGRMEGGESILEALQREVKEEAGIDCQPITMLLVQEQGPQWVRFIFLAEVTGGSLKTTAEADGESLQAQWWNRESPLPLRGRDILSLIAAGLKYKKNPWFQALKPVDIPCQVICQRPLLTFVTSSGDSSEEDRLWLLLSNSKGEDASSNPHLPVKISNKRCTVTWAVLRLVKECMSSSYSRLNVTMCGILGLQHNGRVLGKTDGICFNTLVFLEYSEGGPETGGPPPLDGDCYRWHEVTNQRLRAKMLQRIKEGSVLPVHSL